A window of Choristoneura fumiferana chromosome 8, NRCan_CFum_1, whole genome shotgun sequence contains these coding sequences:
- the LOC141430040 gene encoding uncharacterized protein isoform X1 — protein sequence MSSTFTGFSEEDLQRIKSVETDANIEPKVTSNFKKAQIGVKPKKITPQYKLPLQKQNSDEAINIMFDKCRLSLKNKPICEDSMNNNDSSDLDNISTASSVDLNIEDNVFPEETIEVNTDDKINRKKNSADVTPDLVRSNYMEDQSGNHSVKIGELQLKQKIMEEQNKKRKEMLAKALADSKPNVYWTMTKQTEEEVIRLEKIKKELEVLDGQFSQEVSVLRKRIDQACLSYADAEKHYLKVEKEFLQAKINLQKEKEKKELLTEHLCALITHNETRKAQKLETLMLELASDRKASIGDVIDSSPTEDDESGVVVDGVCEKTGKMVAL from the exons ATGTCTTCGACGTTTACAGGATTTAGTGAAGAGGATTTGCAACGGATCAAGTCCGTGGAAACCGATGCAAACATCG AACCTAAAGTCACATCAAacttcaaaaaagctcaaattGGTGTCAAACCTAAGAAAATAACTCCTCAATATAAGCTGCCACTACAAAAGCAGAACTCAGATGAAGCCATCAATATTATGTTTGATAAATGTCGGCTTAGTTTAAAAAACAAGCCAATTTGTGAAGACAGCATGAACAATAATGATTCTAGTGACCTTGATAACATAAGCACAGCAAGTTCAGTTGATTTAAATATTGAAGACAATGTATTTCCTGAAGAAACAATTGAAGTAAACactgatgataaaataaatcgTAAAAAGAACAGTGCAGATGTGACTCCGGATTTGGTGAGAAGCAATTACATGGAGGATCAGTCAGGGAATCACAGTGTCAAGATTGGAGAGTTGCAATTGAAGCAGAAGATAATGGAGGAGCAAAATAAGAAACGGAAAGAAATGCTAGCTAAAGCTTTGGCTGATAG CAAGCCAAATGTGTACTGGACAAT GACAAAACAAACTGAAGAAGAAGTTATCCGTTTGGAGAAGATAAAGAAGGAGTTGGAAGTGTTAGATGGCCAGTTCTCACAGGAAGTGTCTGTGTTGAGGAAGAGAATAGATCAGGCATGCTTGAGCTATGCTGATGCAGA AAAACATTACTTAAAAGTTGAAAAAGAGTTCTTACAAGCTAAAATCAATCTGCAGAAAGAGAAAGAGAAGAAAGAACTGCTGACGGAACACTTATGTGCCTTAATAACTCACAATGAGACTAGAAAGGCGCAGAAATTAGAAACTTTAATGCTAGAACTTGCCAGTGATAGAAAAGCTTCAATAGGTGATGTTATTGATTCGTCTCCTACAGAAGATGATGAGAGTGGAGTGGTAGTGGATGGTGTCTGTGAGAAGACTGGTAAGATGGTAGCGCTGTAA
- the LOC141430040 gene encoding uncharacterized protein isoform X2, whose protein sequence is MSSTFTGFSEEDLQRIKSVETDANIEPKVTSNFKKAQIGVKPKKITPQYKLPLQKQNSDEAINIMFDKCRLSLKNKPICEDSMNNNDSSDLDNISTASSVDLNIEDNVFPEETIEVNTDDKINRKKNSADVTPDLVRSNYMEDQSGNHSVKIGELQLKQKIMEEQNKKRKEMLAKALADRTKQTEEEVIRLEKIKKELEVLDGQFSQEVSVLRKRIDQACLSYADAEKHYLKVEKEFLQAKINLQKEKEKKELLTEHLCALITHNETRKAQKLETLMLELASDRKASIGDVIDSSPTEDDESGVVVDGVCEKTGKMVAL, encoded by the exons ATGTCTTCGACGTTTACAGGATTTAGTGAAGAGGATTTGCAACGGATCAAGTCCGTGGAAACCGATGCAAACATCG AACCTAAAGTCACATCAAacttcaaaaaagctcaaattGGTGTCAAACCTAAGAAAATAACTCCTCAATATAAGCTGCCACTACAAAAGCAGAACTCAGATGAAGCCATCAATATTATGTTTGATAAATGTCGGCTTAGTTTAAAAAACAAGCCAATTTGTGAAGACAGCATGAACAATAATGATTCTAGTGACCTTGATAACATAAGCACAGCAAGTTCAGTTGATTTAAATATTGAAGACAATGTATTTCCTGAAGAAACAATTGAAGTAAACactgatgataaaataaatcgTAAAAAGAACAGTGCAGATGTGACTCCGGATTTGGTGAGAAGCAATTACATGGAGGATCAGTCAGGGAATCACAGTGTCAAGATTGGAGAGTTGCAATTGAAGCAGAAGATAATGGAGGAGCAAAATAAGAAACGGAAAGAAATGCTAGCTAAAGCTTTGGCTGATAG GACAAAACAAACTGAAGAAGAAGTTATCCGTTTGGAGAAGATAAAGAAGGAGTTGGAAGTGTTAGATGGCCAGTTCTCACAGGAAGTGTCTGTGTTGAGGAAGAGAATAGATCAGGCATGCTTGAGCTATGCTGATGCAGA AAAACATTACTTAAAAGTTGAAAAAGAGTTCTTACAAGCTAAAATCAATCTGCAGAAAGAGAAAGAGAAGAAAGAACTGCTGACGGAACACTTATGTGCCTTAATAACTCACAATGAGACTAGAAAGGCGCAGAAATTAGAAACTTTAATGCTAGAACTTGCCAGTGATAGAAAAGCTTCAATAGGTGATGTTATTGATTCGTCTCCTACAGAAGATGATGAGAGTGGAGTGGTAGTGGATGGTGTCTGTGAGAAGACTGGTAAGATGGTAGCGCTGTAA